Proteins found in one Oryza glaberrima chromosome 4, OglaRS2, whole genome shotgun sequence genomic segment:
- the LOC127769846 gene encoding uncharacterized protein LOC127769846, producing the protein MRPTRSRRSGGPRGGGFGRAGRVACPSRHSSAMEPEREEALQVCEAARGHLVDSRLADERRWLAAVSSPSSSPPDKRRSWLRRHRKQIIGNYLIEARAAFAAAAPLNGECGDHSAATTALGLVEAVLELSPRMEAALELRACSLLAFRRYRSVADMLRDYIPSCTKPTCFLYCFDISNLKHCVLADGEAAAHRRQWAQAAGEGAMRGRRAQAAGGGAMRGRRPAGSPYAAPPTAAAITADARCRGTVGGREGRKMRKREKRGKERGV; encoded by the exons ATGCGGCCTACACGAAGTCGCCGTAGCGGAGGACCTCGCGGCGGAGGTTTTGGTCGAGCGGGTCGAGTAGCCTGTCCCAGCCGCCACTCGTCGGCGATGGAGCCCGAGCGTGAGGAGGCACTGCAAGTGTGCGAGGCTGCGCGGGGACATCTCGTTGACAGCCGACTTGCGGACGAACGGCGGTGGTTGGCGGCGGTGTCCTCGCCGTCTTCTTCCCCTCCTGACAAGAGAAGGAGTTGGCTCCGCAGACACCGAAAG CAGATCATCGGCAACTACCTCATTGAGGCACGGGCTGCtttcgctgccgccgcgccactCAATGGGGAATGTGGCGACCACTCAGCGGCCACGACGGCGCTTGGACTAGTGGAAGCAGTGCTAGAGTTGTCGCCGCGCATGGAGGCCGCTCTCGAGCTCCGGGCGTGCTCTCTCCTCGCGTTCCGCCGCTACCGCAGCGTCGCTGACATGCTCCGCGACTACATTCCCAGCTGCACCAAGCCTACATGCTTCCTCTACTGCTTCGACATATCCAACCTCAAGCACTGCGTCCTCGCcgacggggaggcggcggcgcaccgcaGGCAGTGGGCGCAAGCTGCGGGGGAAGGAGCTATGCGTGGACGGCGGGCGCAAGCTGCGGGGGGAGGAGCTATGCGTggacggcgaccggcggggaGCCCGTACGCCgctccccccaccgccgccgccatcaccgccgatGCCCGCTGCCGAGGCACTGTCGGCGGCAGAGAAGGGAGaaagatgaggaagagagagaagaggggaaaagagagaggagtttGA
- the LOC127769423 gene encoding F-box/LRR-repeat protein At5g02910-like — MSLSDLPDKALLVILNKLDTREAVRCSVLSRRWRRVPGMLPNIELDVDSFTPDHDDGFTSTLSDAARNNYAMVSAVQSLLSHESRHDIRRLDLSFFSRDESVGIIHAIDDAMARGRRILDLRFDVLSEKSYMECPDNDRVKQGRRLLHCFDRYPRVFAGLTSLHLECVTVQGPRFSDVITACEKLIDLSLVRCNFGKETALTIQHEQLSVIDLEFCTCDTVELEWLPKLSELSMSVWFWSPRQYPLVFGHAPRLQRLELTHAGLVHSKVLRLSKLLDNCTSLRELWLDFECEKVTDHHCVPLEEELLERMFICEKNNINWEPSNFKHNNLTKLIIYGFRPENRFMSYIRRVMKAAVNLDEISLHDDRCEICESYYPITRYPHTKKERDLVKRAINEGRTSPIKSIQFFHTSEARTIKIID, encoded by the exons ATGAGCCTGAGCGATCTGCCGGACAAGGCCCTGCTCGTCATCCTGAACAAGCTGGACACACGGGAGGCCGTGAGATGCAGCGTCCTCTCGAGGCGGTGGAGACGCGTCCCCGGCATGCTCCCCAACATCGAGCTGGACGTCGACTCGTTCACGCCCGACCACGACGACGGCTTCACGTCCACGCTATCCGACGCCGCGAGGAACAACTACGCGATGGTGAGCGCGGTGCAGAGCCTCCTGTCGCACGAGAGCCGGCACGACATCCGCCGTCTGGACCTGAGCTTCTTCTCGAGGGACGAGTCCGTCGGGATCATCCACGCCATCGACGACGCCATGGCCCGCGGCCGCAGAATCCTCGACCTGCGGTTCGACGTCTTGTCAGAGAAGTCATATATGGAATGCCCGGACAATGACAGGGTCAAGCAAGGGAGGCGCCTTCTTCACTGCTTCGACCGCTATCCACGCGTGTTTGCTGGCCTCACCAGCCTGCACCTGGAGTGCGTCACCGTGCAAGGACCCCGCTTCTCCGACGTGATCACCGCCTGCGAGAAGCTCATCGACCTCTCCCTTGTCCGCTGCAACTTTGGAAAGGAGACGGCGCTAACGATCCAACACGAGCAGCTCAGCGTGATAGACCTCGAGTTCTGCACATGTGACACCGTCGAGCTTGAGTGGCTCCCGAAGTTATCGGAGCTGTCGATGTCCGTCTGGTTTTGGTCGCCGCGTCAGTATCCGCTGGTGTTTGGCCATGCTCCTCGGCTCCAGCGGCTAGAGCTAACTCATGCCGGTTTAGTTCATTCCAAAGTGCTCCGGTTGAGCAAGCTACTTGACAATTGTACAAGCCTTCGCGAACTGTGGTTGGACTTCGAATGCGAAAAA GTAACGGACCATCACTGTGTGCCCCTTGAGGAAGAGCTGCTAGAGAGAATGTTCATTTGCGAGAAAAACAATATAAATTGGGAACCATCTAATTTCAAGCACAACAATTTGACGAAGCTCATCATTTATGGCTTTCGACCTGAAAATAGATTCATGAGCTACATAAGAAGGGTCATGAAGGCAGCAGTGAATTTGGATGAAATATCATTGCACGATGATAGGTGTGAGATTTGTGAATCTTATTATCCAATTACACGATATCCACATACTAAAAAAGAGAGGGATTTGGTAAAGAGAGCTATCAATGAGGGAAGAACGTCCCCTATCAAAAGTATTCAATTTTTTCACACATCAGAAGCTAGAACTATCAAAATCATTGATTGA
- the LOC127769345 gene encoding F-box/FBD/LRR-repeat protein At5g53840-like: MASNGTSVAEGDKANQEDRLSALPDDILIHILDRLKTHDAVRTSVLSRRWRHLPGVLSKIILHVGSFKPKDGSMLAKDDLRIRSNISVIEATQSILAHKSQRKINFLSVGFYLREESISIAHSINDAMANREIVSTKFMILPEKHGIQRMEDYKIICGKRFMSFSYACPRAFGCLKQLILTCVRLGNSDFTDVLSTCKKLEYLQLISCDFQPSVLQMEHPTLIKMELVVCTFESVDLKSLPKLRTLIVDTWMGLEEIYPLSFGYVPQLSTLKLTYKGTTRDKNIKLSEFLGNAAIGALHLDFECGRIWIQPEHPKLLAPVLRNLQIASLTCIHEECNLTWIFFLLEAAPLLETMHIKMWDHECKTSEDEELYQKEGTFIASMRKNIMHKNWRKDSRKVVCTVDDVCKPIFITNIIDTRKNIELQPFENICSYFVPIFNYVMQTSPKIAMQISPKTDLIPTSVEL; this comes from the exons ATGGCATCAAACGGCACCAGCGTGGCAGAG GGTGACAAAGCTAATCAAGAAGACAGGCTCAGTGCACTTCCCGACGACATTTTGATTCATATATTGGATAGACTCAAAACACATGATGCTGTGAGGACTAGTGTCCTCTCAAGACGGTGGAGGCATCTCCCTGGCGTCCTGTCTAAGATCATTCTCCATGTTGGATCATTTAAGCCTAAGGATGGTTCCATGCTAGCCAAAGACGATTTGAGAATAAGAAGCAACATCTCTGTCATCGAAGCAACCCAAAGTATTCTAGCACATAAAAGTCAGCgcaaaattaattttttgaGCGTGGGATTCTATTTGAGGGAGGAATCTATCAGCATCGCCCACTCCATCAATGATGCCATGGCAAATAGAGAAATCGTCAGTACGAAGTTTATGATTTTGCCAGAAAAACATGGAATACAACGGATGGAAGATTACAAGATCATATGTGGAAAACGTTTCATGTCATTCTCTTATGCTTGCCCCCGTGCATTTGGTTGCCTCAAGCAACTAATCTTAACCTGTGTGAGGCTAGGTAACTCAGACTTCACTGATGTGCTTAGCACATGCAAGAAGCTAGAATACCTCCAACTAATAAGCTGTGACTTTCAGCCATCAGTATTGCAAATGGAACACCCGACGCTTATTAAAATGGAGCTTGTGGTGTGCACATTTGAAAGTGTCGATCTTAAATCTCTTCCGAAACTAAGAACATTGATTGTTGACacgtggatgggtttggaggaAATTTATCCGCTATCATTTGGTTATGTTCCACAACTTTCGACCCTAAAGCTAACTTATAAAGGCACAACTCGGGACAAGAATATCAAGCTAAGTGAGTTTCTTGGTAATGCGGCTATAGGCGCACTGCATCTGGATTTTGAATGTGGAAGG ATTTGGATTCAACCGGAACATCCGAAACTATTGGCTCCTGTGTTGCGGAATCTGCAGATTGCTAGTCTTACTTGCATTCATGAAGAGTGCAACCTTActtggatattttttcttttagaagcTGCGCCTCTATTGGAAACCATGCACATAAAG ATGTGGGACCATGAATGCAAAACGAGTGAGGATGAGGAACTATACCAAAAGGAAG GGACGTTTATAGCTTCCATGCGCAAGAATATAATGCATAAAAATTGGAGGAAAGATAGCAGAAAGGTCGTATGCACAGTTGATGACGTTTGCAAGCCAATATTTATCACGAATATCATTGACACTCGTAAAAATATAGAACTCCAACCATTTGAAAATATATGCAGTTACTTTGTTCCTATTTTTAAT TATGTCATGCAAACATCACCAAAGATTGCCATGCAAATATCACCGAAAACTGATCTAATACCAACATCTGTTGAGCTTTAA